In Danaus plexippus chromosome 19, MEX_DaPlex, whole genome shotgun sequence, the following are encoded in one genomic region:
- the LOC116768096 gene encoding serine/arginine repetitive matrix protein 2 isoform X2, with protein sequence MPSNKKLMAKMKQIAQWILVVHVVEFIEAYCTPRDTARRSPQRSRRSREPRRSPDTSRWRYDSRRHNYDFDSRRPYEYESRKYCGREYDADSGRRPAFDAESARRRADYESARRTDFDLSAPEVSRRSPESAPEGSADSPPEPAPSAPLRQERHSRHRSQPYYESESSSEDRSSSTEEEDEFGELDPFATAPSLHSPDSGRSDPRYANAPRRNPSPYYYGDLFKSAPPPPAPSAPTVSSTSSSRGPRYRKSASLDAPHVAQRPNLPKRFSVAEDGFRELERSSSSSGESAWMPPRRRGRDAAGCACAAPEDVEEHRSSRSVFYVPAPLPRWPQEMTTRQIYETAFDCKIARSDDDLDDFDRVSNHPALLQAEERKVVSSASSAFEAVERSEPDYKGRRKVTMKTDSVRRSKIPTIRQKRENESNASALSEELEKVHIEEEDRTSTSQLPLRGYTPSPPSTAPLPTKFQQKDGSAMNSIKSAPNLPQTQPSHPRLKDLRLPVKSLRARETPTSSDASLTDVKASVSTELDVGQRLRDSSRESRDGDDERVQSKDGIFLEIKGRPTSDSDTPEMNRYKGPKGVGPIMEFKGRPGVARPRRKYSSTESMATSSSGGSMESLRSSNSEGDRSSSSSESRHSSSLSSHSSDSGNVPFVKSHHMQLSGFGHHPNKLHILSPISDKSSQEPASETSDNNKNNNSQKVSPEDAETGNVTMQTTVEILPKPKRRALQNRNLLNLTFRHSTPGDTEIQGSDSGISIHSREGVDSRNAFVNFKNSNTEEERKDEDVDLSDLPFDMPKLRRRRAEAEVDLRSLPFDMPKLRRKLRGQSLQLNSDFGEAISNASSSQSVQDLNQDKKHRDKLTLNFESGSGSGSTKGLHLNLGPIAPPRDLIDASLPLDRQGWYHGTLSRLEAEGLLRDADEGAFLVRNSESAKHDYSLSLKSTRGFMHMRICRGGEGYTLGGATTAFPTVPALMRHYVTAQRLPVRGAEHMALSTPLPAVML encoded by the exons AtgccttcaaataaaaagttgatggccaaaatgaaacaaatagcCCAGTGGATTTTGGTTGTCCATGTG GTTGAATTTATAGAAGCTTATTGCACACCACGCGACACAGCGAGAAGATCACCACAGCGTAGTCGTCGCTCGAGGGAGCCTCGTCGTTCCCCAGATACATCCCGATGGCGTTACGATTCTCGTCGCCACAACTACGACTTTGATTCACGAAGACCTTACGAGTACGAATCTAGGAAGTATTGCGGAAGAGAATACGACGCGGATTCGGGAAGACGACCAGCGTTTGACGCGGAATCAGCCCGTCGGCGTGCGGATTACGAATCAGCTCGAAGGACCGACTTTGATTTGTCCGCTCCCGAGGTCTCTAGGCGGAGTCCCGAAAGTGCACCAGAAGGTTCAGCAGATTCCCCCCCTGAACCAGCTCCTTCCGCTCCACTACGTCAAGAAAGACATTCAAGACATCGATCACAGCCATATTACGAATCTG aatcATCTTCAGAAGATCGATCATCTTCAACTGAGGAGGAAGACGAGTTCGGTGAATTAGATCCGTTCGCTACAGCACCTTCACTACACTCGCCGGACAGTGGACGTTCTGATCCCCGATACGCGAACGCACCCAGACGAAACCCAAGCCCTTATTATTACGGCGACCTATTTAAATCAGCGCCGCCACCCCCAGCTCCTTCAGCGCCAACTGTATCATCAACATCTTCATCACGTGGCCCTCGCTATAGGAAATCTGCGAGTCTCGACGCTCCACACGTCGCACAGAGACCAAATCTGCCTAAAAGGTTCTCCGTGGCAGAAGATGGCTTTCGTGAATTAGAGCGGTCATCATCATCGTCCGGTGAGAGCGCGTGGATGCCGCCGAGGCGCCGCGGGCGCGACGCGGCCGGCTGCGCATGCGCCGCGCCCGAAGATGTAGAGGAGCATAGGTCCTCGAGAAGTGTGTTCTACGTGCCAGCGCCATTGCCACGCTGGCCTCAAGAAATGACGACTCGACAGATATACGAAACAGCCTTCGACTGTAAAATAGCCCGCTCTGATGATGACTTGGACGACTTTGATCGTGTCAGCAATCATCCGGCCTTATTGCAAGCGGAAGAGCGGAAGGTTGTTTCTTCTGCATCATCAGCGTTTGAGGCTGTTGAACGGAGTGAACCTGACTACAAAGGCCGGCGTAAAGTGACCATGAAAACTGACAGCGTACGACGCTCTAAAATTCCTACGATACGACAAAAAAGAGAAAATGAAAGTAATGCTTCAGCTTTATCAGAAGAGCTAGAAAAAGTACACATTGAAGAAGAGGATCGTACTTCAACATCTCAACTTCCATTGCGCGGTTATACTCCATCACCGCCTTCTACGGCACCGTTACCCACGAAATTTCAGCAAAAGGATGGGTCTGCTATGAACAGTATTAAAAGTGCTCCAAATTTACCTCAAACCCAACCATCACATCCCCGCCTTAAAGATTTGCGGTTACCTGTTAAATCACTAAGAGCTCGTGAGACTCCAACCAGTAGTGATGCGAGTTTGACTGATGTGAAAGCCTCAGTATCAACTGAACTTGACGTTGGACAACGACTCAGGGATTCGAGCCGCGAATCCCGTGATGGTGACGACGAGAGGGTACAATCTAAAGACGGTATTTTTTTAGAGATTAAGGGTCGACCCACTTCCGATTCTGATACACCTGAAATGAATCGATATAAGGGCCCTAAAGGGGTCGGCCCTATAATGGAGTTCAAAGGTAGGCCCGGTGTTGCACGTCCACGGCGAAAATATTCGAGCACAGAGAGTATGGCTACTAGTAGCAGTGGTGGAAGCATGGAATCACTGCGAAGTAGCAACAGTGAGGGAGATAGAAGTAGTAGTAGCTCAGAGAGTAGACATTCATCGTCTTTGAGTTCACACAGCTCGGATTCTGGTAATGTGCCATTTGTTAAGTCACATCACATGCAACTATCGGGGTTTGGGCATCATCCTAATAAACTACACATTCTAAGTCCTATATCAGATAAATCGTCTCAAGAACCGGCTTCCGAAACATCTGATAATAACAAGAATAACAATTCACAGAAAGTTTCACCCGAAGACGCCGAAACTGGTAATGTAACAATGCAGACCACCGTTGAAATCTTACCCAAACCTAAAAGACGTGCTTTACAGAATAGAAATTTGCTAAACCTAACGTTCAGACATTCAACGCCTGGCGATACAGAAATCCAAGGATCAGATAGTGGAATATCAATACATTCAAGAGAAGGAGTTGATTCGAGAAATGCATTCGTTAACTTCAAGAACAGCAACACTGAAGAGGAAAGGAAAGATGAAGACGTTGATTTGTCTGATCTTCCATTCGATATGCCGAAACTGCGAAGACGTAGGGCTGAGGCCGAGGTTGACCTTAGATCTTTGCCCTTCGATATGCCTAAACTAAGACGTAAACTCCGCGGACAatctttacaattaaatagtgACTTCGGCGAAGCCATCTCTAATGCTTCATCCAGTCAAAGCGTACAAGACCTGAATCAAG ataaGAAACATCGCGATAAATTGACTTTGAACTTCGAAAGTGGCAGTGGTTCTGGTAGTACCAAAGGGTTGCATTTGAATCTGGGACCGATCGCTCCGCCACGAGACTTGATTGATGCCTCTCTTCCACTTGACCGTCAAGG GTGGTATCATGGAACGTTGTCGCGTTTGGAAGCTGAGGGTCTGTTGCGAGACGCGGACGAGGGAGCTTTTCTAGTACGAAACAGTGAATCCGCGAAACACGACTACTCCCTCAGCTTAAA ATCGACACGTGGGTTTATGCATATGCGCATATGTCGTGGAGGTGAAGGTTATACTTTGGGAGGTGCGACTACCGCCTTCCCCACCGTGCCGGCTCTCATGAGACATTACGTCACAGCCCAAAGACTCCCTGTCAGGGGAGCTGAACATATGGCACTGTCCACACCACTGCCAGCTGTTATGCTATGA